In Janthinobacterium sp. J1-1, a single genomic region encodes these proteins:
- a CDS encoding LysR family transcriptional regulator: MPLELRQLRYFVTVAEELHFGRAALRLHMTQPPLSQTIMALEELLGAPLFVRTRREVSLTPAGTALLPEARRLLAQAQDLPALVRRAAQGEAGRLSLAFVSSADYSVLPPLLRAYQTSYPQVQIQLQEATSDLQLDELLAGRIDAGLLIPPLPDKARLALDYLPVLAEPLVLAAPAGLAILNTPGPLRLRDVPALPLIIFPRAISPALHDAILGVFRAAGITPLIGQQAIQMQTIVSLVSAGMGIALVPQSVSNLMRPGVEYRPLQDPTPLVETGLAWRRDNTSPVLQGFLTLLRGTLPDF, from the coding sequence ATGCCGCTCGAGCTGCGCCAGCTGCGCTATTTCGTCACCGTCGCCGAGGAACTGCACTTCGGCCGCGCCGCGCTGCGCCTGCACATGACGCAGCCGCCGCTGTCGCAAACCATCATGGCACTCGAAGAGCTGCTGGGCGCGCCGCTGTTTGTCCGCACGCGCAGGGAAGTGAGCCTGACGCCGGCCGGCACCGCCCTGCTGCCCGAGGCGCGCCGGCTGCTGGCCCAAGCGCAGGACCTGCCGGCGCTGGTGCGGCGCGCGGCGCAAGGGGAAGCGGGCCGGCTGTCGCTGGCGTTTGTCTCGTCGGCCGACTACAGCGTGCTGCCGCCGCTGCTGCGCGCTTATCAAACCAGCTACCCGCAGGTGCAGATCCAGCTGCAGGAAGCGACCTCGGACTTGCAGCTGGACGAACTGCTGGCCGGTCGCATCGACGCCGGCCTGTTGATCCCGCCACTGCCCGACAAGGCCAGGCTGGCGCTCGACTACCTGCCGGTGCTGGCCGAACCGCTGGTGCTGGCCGCGCCGGCCGGGCTGGCCATATTGAACACGCCAGGTCCCCTGCGGCTGCGCGACGTGCCGGCGCTGCCCCTGATCATTTTCCCGCGCGCCATTTCGCCGGCGCTGCACGACGCCATCCTGGGCGTCTTTCGCGCGGCCGGCATCACGCCGCTGATCGGCCAGCAGGCGATCCAGATGCAAACCATCGTCAGCCTGGTCTCGGCTGGCATGGGCATCGCGCTTGTGCCACAATCGGTGTCGAATCTGATGCGCCCCGGCGTAGAATACAGGCCGCTGCAAGACCCAACGCCCTTGGTGGAGACGGGGCTTGCCTGGCGCCGCGACAATACTTCGCCCGTGCTGCAGGGTTTTCTGACCCTGCTGCGCGGCACCCTGCCTGATTTTTAG
- the ilvD gene encoding dihydroxy-acid dehydratase: MPQYRSRTTTHGRNMAGARALWRATGMKDGDFDKPIVAVVNSFTQFVPGHVHLKDLGQMVAREIEAAGGVAKEFNTIAVDDGIAMGHGGMLYSLPSRDLIADSVEYMVNAHCADAMVCISNCDKITPGMLMAAMRINIPVVFISGGPMEAGKVIKVVNGAQKIIKLDLVDAMIKAGDSSVSDADVAEIERSACPTCGSCSGMFTANSMNCLTEALGLALPGNGTILATHSDRQQLFLRAGRLIVELAKRHYEQDDYSVLPRSIATKAAFENAMALDVSMGGSTNTVLHLLAAAHEAEVEFTMADIDRISRKVPCLCKVAPMTDKYHIEDVHRAGGIVGILGELARAGLLNTTLPTIHAPTMADAIAQNDIKCTDDPAVHELFRAAPGGVPTQTAFSQSERFASVDTDRSTGCIRDKAHAYSQDGGLAVLYGNLAEKGCIVKTAGVDESILKFSGKARVFESQDAAVAAILEDTVHEGDVVIIRYEGPKGGPGMQEMLYPTSYIKSKGLGKACALFTDGRFSGGSSGLVIGHASPEAAEGGAIGLVEEGDFIDIDIPERTINLRISDLDLAARRAAMEAKGDAAWLPVNRERYVSQALQAYAALTTSADRGAVRDLSQLKKR, translated from the coding sequence ATGCCGCAATACCGCTCACGCACCACCACCCACGGCCGCAACATGGCCGGCGCCCGCGCCCTGTGGCGCGCCACCGGCATGAAGGACGGCGACTTCGACAAGCCCATCGTGGCCGTCGTCAACTCGTTCACCCAGTTCGTGCCTGGCCACGTGCACCTGAAGGACCTGGGCCAGATGGTGGCGCGCGAGATCGAGGCGGCCGGCGGCGTGGCCAAGGAATTCAACACCATCGCCGTCGATGACGGCATCGCCATGGGCCACGGCGGCATGCTGTACTCGCTGCCCTCGCGCGACCTGATCGCCGACTCGGTCGAATACATGGTCAACGCCCACTGCGCCGACGCCATGGTCTGCATCTCGAACTGCGACAAGATCACGCCGGGCATGCTGATGGCCGCCATGCGCATCAATATTCCCGTGGTGTTCATTTCCGGCGGCCCGATGGAAGCGGGCAAGGTGATCAAGGTGGTCAACGGCGCCCAGAAGATCATCAAGCTCGACCTGGTCGACGCCATGATCAAGGCCGGCGACAGCAGCGTGTCCGACGCCGACGTGGCCGAAATCGAACGTTCGGCCTGTCCGACCTGCGGTTCGTGTTCCGGCATGTTTACCGCCAACTCGATGAACTGCCTGACCGAAGCGCTGGGCCTGGCCCTGCCCGGCAACGGCACGATTTTGGCCACCCACTCGGACCGCCAGCAGCTGTTCCTGCGCGCCGGCCGGCTGATCGTGGAACTGGCCAAGCGCCACTACGAGCAGGACGATTATTCTGTGCTGCCGCGCTCGATCGCCACCAAGGCCGCGTTCGAGAACGCGATGGCGCTCGATGTGTCGATGGGCGGCTCGACCAATACGGTGCTGCATCTGCTGGCCGCCGCGCATGAGGCGGAAGTGGAATTCACGATGGCCGATATCGACCGCATTTCGCGCAAGGTGCCGTGCCTGTGCAAGGTCGCGCCGATGACCGACAAATACCATATCGAAGACGTGCACCGCGCCGGCGGCATCGTGGGCATCCTCGGTGAGCTGGCGCGCGCCGGCCTCTTGAACACCACCTTGCCGACCATCCACGCGCCGACCATGGCCGACGCCATCGCGCAGAACGACATCAAGTGCACCGATGACCCGGCCGTGCATGAACTGTTCCGCGCCGCACCCGGCGGCGTGCCGACCCAGACGGCGTTCTCGCAATCGGAGCGCTTCGCTTCGGTCGACACCGACCGTTCCACCGGCTGCATCCGCGACAAGGCGCACGCCTATTCGCAGGACGGCGGCCTGGCCGTGTTGTACGGTAACCTGGCCGAGAAGGGCTGCATCGTCAAGACGGCCGGCGTCGACGAAAGCATTTTGAAATTCTCGGGCAAGGCGCGCGTGTTCGAAAGCCAGGATGCGGCCGTGGCAGCGATCCTGGAAGATACCGTGCATGAAGGCGACGTCGTCATCATCCGCTACGAAGGCCCGAAAGGCGGCCCCGGCATGCAGGAGATGCTGTACCCGACCTCGTACATCAAATCGAAGGGTCTGGGCAAGGCCTGCGCGCTGTTCACGGACGGCCGCTTCTCGGGCGGTTCCTCGGGCCTGGTGATCGGCCATGCGTCGCCGGAAGCGGCCGAAGGCGGCGCCATCGGCCTGGTGGAAGAGGGCGACTTCATCGATATCGATATTCCCGAGCGCACCATCAATCTGCGCATTTCCGACCTTGACCTGGCCGCGCGCCGCGCCGCCATGGAAGCGAAGGGCGATGCGGCCTGGCTGCCGGTCAACCGCGAGCGCTATGTGTCGCAGGCGCTGCAGGCGTATGCGGCCCTGACCACCTCGGCCGACCGCGGCGCCGTGCGCGATCTGTCGCAGCTGAAAAAGCGCTGA
- a CDS encoding c-type cytochrome, which yields MKRSMMLVGVLAVSALTSQVAMANPDLAKAKNCMACHAVGSKLVGPAYKDVAAKYAGQKDAENKLVAKVMKGGSGTWGAIPMPANPQVSEAEARTLVKWILAQK from the coding sequence ATGAAACGTTCCATGATGTTGGTAGGTGTGTTGGCTGTATCGGCGTTGACCTCGCAAGTGGCGATGGCCAATCCCGACCTGGCGAAAGCAAAGAATTGCATGGCTTGCCACGCCGTCGGCAGCAAGCTGGTCGGTCCTGCGTACAAGGACGTGGCCGCCAAGTATGCCGGTCAAAAAGACGCGGAAAACAAGCTGGTGGCGAAAGTCATGAAGGGTGGCTCCGGTACCTGGGGCGCGATCCCGATGCCAGCCAACCCGCAGGTGAGCGAAGCGGAAGCCCGCACCCTCGTCAAATGGATCCTGGCGCAGAAATAA
- a CDS encoding NAD(P)H-binding protein: protein MNDNTALVLGATGGIGGEMVRQLLAAGWQVRALTRGELPSPRNDGVIWLRGDAMVAADVLAASKGCAVIVHAVNPPGYRDWDKLVLPMLDNTIAAARLEHATIVLPGTIYNYGSDAFPVLLEDAAQQPSTRKGAIRVELEARLQGASAQGARVLIVRAGDFFGPHAGNSWFAQGLVKPGRPVRTITYPGAHGVGHQWSYLPDVARTMVELLALRERLPPFARFHLAGHWDHDGHQMTDAIARVVAQATRRTPRVTTFPWWLMALAAPFVATLRELREMRYLWQTPVRMDNAKLLAVLGHEPHTPLDVAVKATLEGMGNLRA from the coding sequence ATGAACGACAACACGGCACTGGTATTGGGCGCGACGGGCGGCATCGGCGGCGAAATGGTGCGCCAGCTGCTGGCGGCGGGCTGGCAGGTACGCGCGCTGACGCGGGGCGAGCTGCCATCGCCGCGCAACGATGGCGTCATTTGGCTGCGTGGCGACGCCATGGTGGCTGCCGATGTGCTGGCGGCAAGCAAAGGCTGTGCGGTGATCGTGCACGCCGTCAATCCGCCCGGCTACCGCGACTGGGACAAGCTGGTGCTGCCGATGCTGGACAACACCATCGCCGCCGCCAGGCTGGAGCACGCCACCATCGTGCTGCCCGGCACCATCTACAACTACGGCAGCGACGCGTTTCCCGTGTTGCTGGAGGACGCAGCCCAGCAGCCGTCCACGCGCAAGGGCGCGATCCGCGTGGAGCTGGAAGCACGGCTGCAAGGTGCTTCAGCGCAAGGCGCGCGGGTGCTGATCGTGCGCGCCGGCGACTTCTTCGGTCCCCATGCCGGCAACAGCTGGTTTGCACAGGGCCTGGTCAAGCCGGGCCGGCCGGTGCGCACCATCACCTATCCGGGCGCGCATGGCGTGGGACATCAATGGTCCTACCTGCCCGACGTGGCGCGCACCATGGTCGAACTGCTGGCACTGCGCGAACGCTTGCCGCCATTTGCCCGCTTTCACCTGGCTGGCCACTGGGATCACGACGGGCACCAGATGACGGACGCGATTGCGCGCGTGGTGGCGCAAGCGACGCGCCGCACGCCGCGCGTGACAACGTTTCCGTGGTGGCTGATGGCCCTGGCGGCGCCGTTCGTGGCGACCTTGCGCGAACTGCGCGAGATGCGTTACCTGTGGCAGACGCCGGTGCGCATGGACAATGCAAAGCTGCTGGCGGTGCTGGGGCACGAGCCGCATACGCCGCTGGACGTGGCGGTCAAGGCGACGCTGGAGGGGATGGGCAATCTGCGCGCGTAA
- a CDS encoding LysR family transcriptional regulator — protein sequence MIKHIGWEYYRSLLAVLEHGSLSGAARAIGITQPTAGRHIAALERELGVALFIRSQQGLLPTDIALALRPHAQAMADTAALMARAAGGDGPGVAGVVRISASEVVGVEVLPPILARLREKHPALVVELVLSNRVQDLLRREADIAVRMVAPRQERLLMRKIGVIEVGLHAHEDYLARHGEPLELAELAQHALIGYDTPSALVRSVGGNWQAFSRDRFALCCDSDLAQLALIRAGAGIGGCQVALAARNPALRRILPQAFTLPLETWVTMHEDLRASAGCRAVFDALVAGLQSYTAGALT from the coding sequence ATGATTAAACATATAGGCTGGGAATACTACCGCTCGCTGCTGGCCGTGCTGGAGCATGGCTCGCTGTCGGGCGCCGCGCGCGCCATCGGCATCACCCAGCCCACTGCCGGCCGGCATATCGCCGCGCTGGAACGGGAACTGGGCGTGGCGCTGTTTATCAGGTCGCAACAGGGCTTGCTGCCGACCGATATCGCGCTGGCTTTGCGGCCCCATGCGCAGGCGATGGCGGATACGGCGGCGCTGATGGCGCGCGCGGCCGGCGGCGACGGGCCGGGCGTGGCCGGCGTGGTACGCATCTCGGCCAGCGAAGTGGTGGGGGTGGAAGTGCTGCCGCCCATCCTGGCGCGGCTGCGCGAAAAGCATCCGGCGCTGGTGGTGGAACTGGTGCTGAGCAACCGGGTGCAGGACCTGCTGCGGCGCGAAGCCGATATTGCCGTGCGCATGGTGGCGCCGCGCCAAGAGCGGCTGCTGATGCGCAAAATTGGCGTGATCGAGGTGGGACTGCACGCGCACGAGGATTACCTGGCGCGCCATGGCGAACCGCTGGAACTGGCCGAGCTGGCGCAACATGCGCTGATCGGCTACGACACGCCCAGCGCGCTGGTGCGCAGCGTGGGCGGCAACTGGCAGGCGTTTTCACGCGACCGCTTTGCCCTGTGCTGTGACAGCGATCTGGCCCAACTGGCCTTGATACGCGCCGGTGCCGGCATCGGCGGCTGCCAGGTGGCGCTGGCGGCAAGGAATCCCGCCTTGCGGCGCATCCTGCCGCAGGCGTTTACCCTGCCATTGGAAACCTGGGTCACCATGCACGAAGACCTGCGCGCCAGCGCGGGCTGCCGCGCCGTCTTCGATGCGCTGGTAGCGGGGTTGCAGTCTTATACCGCCGGCGCGCTTACTTGA
- a CDS encoding branched-chain amino acid ABC transporter substrate-binding protein produces the protein MLLKTTTVSLAIAFAFAGTAGAQEVIKIGHVAPVSGASSHLGKDNENAAKMAIDDLNAKGFKIDGKAVKFVLVGEDDAGDPKQGTAVAQKLVDAKVNGVIGHLNSGTTIPASRIYFNAGIPQISPAATNPTYTQQKFNTAFRVVANDNKLGGTLGAYAVGKLGAKKIAVIDDRTAYGQGVAEQFVKGAKKALPGVQIVGKEFTNANATDFNAILTSIKSKNPDLVFFGGMDSVGGPMLRQMKALGIKAKFMGGDGVCTEPLGKLAGDAIGENLVTCAEAGGVTGEQQKGMDDFRARYKQKYNMEVQLYAPYVYDAVMTMATAMADAKSSKPSVYLPFLAKVKYQGVTGPIAFDANGDIKDGALTLFTYRDGKKTKMEVVK, from the coding sequence ATGCTGCTCAAGACCACCACCGTTTCCCTCGCCATCGCCTTTGCCTTTGCCGGCACTGCGGGCGCGCAGGAAGTCATCAAGATAGGCCATGTGGCACCGGTCTCGGGCGCCAGCTCCCACCTGGGCAAGGACAATGAAAACGCGGCCAAGATGGCCATCGACGACCTGAACGCCAAGGGCTTCAAGATCGACGGCAAGGCCGTCAAGTTCGTGCTGGTGGGCGAGGACGATGCGGGCGACCCGAAACAGGGCACGGCGGTGGCGCAGAAGCTGGTCGACGCCAAGGTCAACGGCGTGATCGGTCACTTGAATTCCGGCACCACCATTCCCGCCTCGCGCATCTATTTCAATGCCGGCATTCCGCAGATTTCGCCGGCCGCCACCAACCCCACCTACACCCAGCAGAAGTTCAATACGGCCTTCCGCGTGGTGGCCAATGACAACAAGCTGGGCGGCACCCTGGGCGCGTATGCGGTGGGCAAGCTGGGCGCCAAGAAGATCGCCGTGATCGACGACCGCACGGCGTATGGCCAAGGCGTGGCGGAGCAGTTCGTCAAGGGCGCGAAGAAGGCGCTGCCGGGCGTGCAGATCGTCGGCAAGGAATTTACCAATGCCAACGCGACCGACTTCAACGCGATTCTCACCAGCATCAAATCGAAGAATCCCGACCTGGTCTTCTTCGGCGGCATGGATTCGGTGGGCGGCCCGATGCTGCGCCAGATGAAGGCGCTGGGCATCAAGGCCAAGTTCATGGGCGGCGACGGCGTCTGCACCGAGCCGCTGGGCAAGCTGGCTGGCGACGCCATCGGCGAAAACCTGGTCACCTGCGCGGAAGCGGGCGGCGTGACGGGCGAGCAGCAGAAGGGCATGGACGATTTCCGCGCCCGCTACAAGCAGAAATACAATATGGAAGTGCAGCTGTACGCACCGTATGTGTACGACGCCGTGATGACCATGGCCACCGCCATGGCCGACGCCAAATCGTCGAAGCCGTCGGTCTACCTGCCCTTCCTGGCCAAGGTCAAATACCAGGGCGTGACAGGGCCGATCGCGTTTGACGCGAATGGCGACATCAAGGACGGCGCGCTGACCCTGTTCACCTACCGTGACGGCAAGAAAACCAAGATGGAAGTGGTCAAGTAA
- a CDS encoding DNA polymerase III subunit chi — protein MTRVDFHTNVPDKLAYACRLARKAYMAGNKVVVLAGNSAQLDAMNAAMWTLSPTDFVPHVLAGDPLAAQTPIVLTDSEDVELPHHDILVNVSQLIPGHYADFQRVFEIVSMDEQDAQAGRQRFLHYRKQNLQPTHFVAGKS, from the coding sequence ATGACGCGCGTCGACTTTCATACCAATGTGCCGGACAAGCTGGCTTACGCCTGCCGCCTGGCACGCAAAGCCTATATGGCCGGCAACAAGGTCGTGGTGCTGGCGGGGAACAGCGCCCAGCTCGACGCCATGAACGCGGCCATGTGGACCCTGTCGCCGACCGACTTCGTGCCGCATGTGCTGGCCGGCGACCCGCTGGCCGCGCAGACGCCGATCGTGCTGACCGACAGCGAGGACGTGGAGCTGCCGCACCACGATATCCTGGTCAATGTGTCGCAGCTGATCCCCGGCCACTACGCCGACTTTCAGCGCGTGTTCGAGATCGTTTCCATGGATGAACAGGACGCCCAGGCGGGCCGCCAGCGCTTTTTGCACTACCGCAAGCAGAACCTGCAGCCGACGCACTTTGTGGCGGGCAAGTCATGA
- a CDS encoding M3 family metallopeptidase — protein sequence MTANPLLDFSGLPRFDAITHEHVTPAIDTLLAQARATVAQLEAPMEEVSWDNFVTPLDQIGETLGRAWSIVNHLNSVVDTPELRAAYNANQPKVTEFWTELGQNEILFGKYKQLQASAAFASLSPARRRIVDNAVRDFRLGGAELPDDQKERFGAIQEEHAAVSTRFSENVLDATNDYKLLVDNEADLAGLPDDVKAAARAAAEKAGKQGFEFSLHFPSYFPILQFADQRELRETIYRANATKASDQGTVFSKKEDWDNTQNIVTLLKLRDEEAKLLGYANFAEVSLVPKMATSPDQVIAFLEDLARRARPYAEKDLAELKQFAQEELGIADLQAWDVPYASEKLQERRYAFSAQEVKQYFPEHKVIDGLFRQIQNLFAVEIKPDTASVWHKDVRFYRIERDGKLVGQFYLDLYARAGKSGGAWMDDARGRRADAQHVQTPIAYLTCNFTEPAVVDGKIQPALFTHDEVITLFHEFGHGLHHMLTAVDELGVSGISGVEWDAVELPSQFMENFCWEWEVLEHMTAHAVTGEPLPRALYDKMLAAKNFQSGLQTLRQVEFSLLDMHLHYDYDAASGQSVQQLIDGVRAQFALIVPPSFNRFQNSFGHIFAGGYAAGYYSYKWAEVLSADAYAAFEEAKALGPEASTETGKRYLQEILSVGGSRPALESFTAFRGREPSIDALLRHSGMAA from the coding sequence ATGACCGCCAATCCTTTGCTTGATTTCTCCGGACTGCCACGCTTCGACGCGATTACGCACGAGCATGTCACGCCCGCCATCGACACCCTGCTGGCCCAGGCGCGCGCCACCGTGGCGCAGCTCGAAGCGCCGATGGAAGAAGTGAGCTGGGATAACTTCGTCACGCCACTGGACCAGATCGGCGAAACCCTGGGCCGTGCCTGGAGCATCGTCAATCACCTCAACAGCGTGGTCGACACGCCCGAGCTGCGCGCCGCCTACAATGCGAACCAGCCCAAGGTGACGGAATTCTGGACCGAGCTGGGCCAGAATGAAATCCTGTTCGGCAAATACAAGCAGCTGCAGGCTAGCGCCGCGTTTGCCAGCCTGTCGCCGGCGCGCCGCCGCATCGTCGACAATGCCGTGCGCGATTTCCGCCTCGGCGGCGCCGAGTTGCCGGACGACCAGAAGGAACGCTTCGGCGCCATCCAGGAAGAACACGCGGCCGTCTCGACGCGCTTTTCCGAAAACGTGCTCGACGCCACCAATGACTACAAACTGCTGGTCGACAATGAAGCGGATCTGGCCGGCCTGCCCGACGACGTGAAAGCGGCCGCGCGCGCCGCCGCCGAGAAAGCCGGCAAGCAGGGCTTCGAGTTCTCGCTGCACTTCCCTTCGTATTTCCCTATTTTGCAGTTCGCCGACCAGCGCGAATTACGCGAAACCATCTACCGCGCCAACGCCACCAAGGCGTCCGATCAGGGCACGGTGTTCAGCAAGAAAGAAGACTGGGACAATACGCAGAACATCGTCACGCTGTTGAAACTGCGCGACGAAGAAGCCAAACTGCTGGGCTACGCCAATTTCGCCGAAGTGTCGCTGGTGCCGAAAATGGCCACCTCGCCAGACCAGGTGATCGCATTTCTGGAAGACCTGGCCCGCCGCGCGCGCCCGTACGCCGAAAAAGACCTGGCCGAACTGAAACAATTCGCGCAGGAAGAACTCGGCATCGCCGACCTGCAGGCGTGGGACGTACCGTACGCCTCCGAAAAGCTGCAGGAACGCCGCTATGCGTTCTCGGCCCAGGAAGTGAAACAGTATTTCCCTGAACATAAAGTAATCGACGGCCTGTTCCGCCAGATCCAGAATCTGTTTGCGGTCGAGATCAAGCCTGACACCGCTTCCGTCTGGCACAAGGATGTGCGTTTCTACCGCATCGAGCGCGACGGCAAGCTGGTCGGCCAGTTCTACCTGGACCTGTACGCGCGCGCGGGCAAGAGCGGCGGCGCCTGGATGGACGACGCGCGCGGCCGCCGTGCCGACGCGCAGCACGTGCAAACCCCGATCGCCTACCTCACCTGCAACTTCACGGAACCGGCGGTGGTCGACGGCAAGATCCAGCCTGCGCTGTTTACCCACGACGAAGTGATCACTCTGTTCCACGAATTCGGCCACGGCCTGCACCATATGCTGACGGCCGTCGATGAACTGGGCGTGTCGGGTATTTCCGGCGTCGAATGGGACGCGGTGGAACTGCCGTCGCAATTCATGGAAAACTTCTGCTGGGAATGGGAAGTGCTCGAACATATGACGGCCCACGCCGTCACCGGCGAGCCGCTGCCGCGCGCGCTGTACGACAAGATGCTGGCGGCGAAAAACTTCCAGTCCGGCCTGCAGACCTTGCGCCAGGTGGAATTTTCCTTGCTCGACATGCATCTGCACTATGACTACGACGCGGCCAGCGGCCAGAGCGTGCAGCAGCTGATCGACGGCGTGCGCGCCCAGTTCGCGCTGATCGTGCCGCCATCATTCAACCGCTTCCAGAACTCGTTCGGCCATATCTTTGCCGGCGGCTACGCGGCCGGCTACTACAGCTACAAATGGGCCGAGGTGCTGTCCGCCGACGCCTATGCGGCCTTCGAGGAAGCCAAGGCGCTGGGACCGGAAGCATCAACCGAAACCGGCAAGCGCTATCTGCAGGAAATCCTGTCGGTCGGCGGTTCGCGCCCGGCGCTGGAATCGTTCACGGCCTTCCGCGGCCGCGAGCCGAGCATCGACGCCCTGCTGCGCCACAGCGGCATGGCGGCCTGA
- the folD gene encoding bifunctional methylenetetrahydrofolate dehydrogenase/methenyltetrahydrofolate cyclohydrolase FolD — MPAQLIDGIALSQKLRSEIATRAAALTAKGTQPGLAVILVGEDPASQVYVRNKVKACGDVGFHSVLEKYEADLSEADLLARIASLNADPAIHGILVQMPLPKHINPHKVIEAIATTKDVDGYSVLSAGELMTGLPGFRPCTPYGCMKLIESTGVDLRGKHAVVIGRSNTVGKPMALLLLQANATVTICHSATPDLGHHTRNADVIVAAVGRRNTLTADMVRPGAIVIDVGMNRDDNGKLCGDVDFAGVQEIASHITPVPGGVGPMTITMLLMNTVEAAERV; from the coding sequence ATGCCAGCACAACTGATCGACGGAATCGCCCTCTCCCAAAAACTGCGCAGCGAGATCGCCACGCGCGCCGCCGCCCTCACCGCCAAAGGCACCCAGCCCGGCCTGGCCGTGATCCTGGTCGGCGAAGACCCGGCCAGCCAGGTATATGTCCGCAACAAGGTCAAGGCCTGCGGCGATGTCGGTTTCCACTCGGTGCTGGAAAAATACGAAGCGGACCTGTCGGAAGCCGATCTGCTGGCGCGCATCGCCAGCCTGAACGCCGACCCGGCCATCCACGGCATCCTGGTGCAGATGCCATTGCCGAAGCATATCAACCCGCACAAGGTGATCGAAGCGATCGCCACCACCAAGGATGTCGACGGTTATTCGGTGCTGAGCGCCGGCGAACTGATGACGGGCCTGCCCGGCTTCCGTCCGTGCACGCCATACGGCTGCATGAAGCTGATCGAAAGCACCGGCGTCGACCTGCGCGGCAAGCATGCCGTCGTCATCGGCCGCAGCAACACGGTCGGCAAGCCGATGGCCCTGCTGCTCTTGCAAGCGAACGCCACCGTCACCATCTGCCATAGTGCGACACCGGACCTGGGCCACCACACGCGCAACGCCGACGTGATCGTCGCCGCCGTCGGCCGCCGCAACACCCTGACGGCCGACATGGTCCGCCCGGGTGCCATCGTGATCGACGTGGGCATGAACCGCGACGACAACGGCAAGCTGTGCGGCGACGTGGACTTTGCTGGTGTGCAAGAGATTGCTTCGCATATCACGCCGGTACCGGGTGGTGTCGGTCCGATGACGATCACGATGTTATTGATGAACACCGTTGAAGCCGCCGAGCGCGTATAA